In Aquincola tertiaricarbonis, the genomic stretch CCGCCACCAGCAGCGCCAGGCAGCGGGCCTGGTCTTCGGGCGACAGGTCGCTCAGCTCGGCCACATGGCGGTCGAGGATCAGGCGGTAGAAGGCGGGAAACAGCTCGTCCGCCGCGCGGATGACGCGCCAGCCCTCGCCCCGCCACACCACGTGGCCGCCGGGCGTGGTGCACAGCTCGCAGGGCGCAGCGCTGGTAGACGCACTCACACCAGCACCCGCTCGATGCCGCCCTGGTTGGCGCGGGCCACGTACTCGGGCATCCAGTTCTCGCCCAGGATCTTGCGGGCCATTTCCACCACGATGTAGTCGGCTTCCAGCAGGCCGTTGTTCAGGTCGTTGCCGTAGCGGCTCAGGCCTTGCAGGCAGCTGGGGCAGCTGGTCAGGATCTTCACGTCCTGGCCGGCGGGCACGGCGCCGCTGTCGCGCAGCGCGGCTTCACCCTTGCGCAGCTCTTCTTCCTTGCGGAAGCGGATCTGCGTGGAGATGTCGGGCCGGGTGACGCCGAGGGTGCCGCTCTCGCCGCAGCAGCGGTCGTTCTTCAGCACGCCCTCGCCCACCAGCGCCTTGACCGTCTTCATCGGCTCCTGCAGCTTCATCGGCGTGTGGCAGGGGTCGTGGTACAGGTAGGCGCCCTGCTGCGCGGCCGGCAGCGTGATGCCACGCTCCAGCAGGTATTCGTGGATGTCGACAATCCGGCAGCCGGGGAAGATCTTGTCGAATTCATAGCCCTGCAGCTGGTCGTAGCAGGTGCCGCAGCTCACCACCACCGTCTTGATGTCCAGGTAGTTCAGCGTGTTGGCCACGCGGTGGAACAGCACCCGGTTGTCGGTGATCATCTGCTCGGCCTTGTCGAACTGACCCGAGCCGCGCTGCGGGTAGCCGCAGCACAGGTAGCCCGGCGGCAGCACGGTTTGCACGCCGGCATGCCACAGCATGGCCTGGGTGGCCAGGCCCACCTGGCTGAAGAGGCGTTCACTGCCGCAACCGGGGAAATAGAACACCGCCTCCGCCTCGGCCGTGGTGGCCTGCGGGTTGCGGATGATGGGCACGTAGGCCTTGTCCTCGATGTCCAGCAGCGCACGGGCGGTGCGCTTGGGCAAGCCGCCGGGCAGCTTCTTGTTGATGAAGTGCACCACCTGCTCTTTGAGGGGCGCGGTGCCCACGGTGGCGGGGGGCGCGCCGGTCTGCTTGCGGGCGGCCAGCTTCAGCACGTCGTGCGCCAGGCGCTGGGCCTTGAAGCCCACGTCCACCATCGCACTGCGCACCACCTTGATGGTTTGCGGGTTGGTGGCGTTGAGCATCAGCATCGCCGCGGCATTGCCGGGGCGGAAGCTCTTCTGGCCCATCTTGCGCAGCAGGTTGCGCATGTTCATCGACACGTCGCCGAAGTCGATCTTCACCGGGCACGGGTTGGCGCACTTGTGGCACACCGTGCAGTGGTCGGCCACGTCCTCGAACTCTTCCCAGTGCTTGATGGACACGCCGCGGCGGGTCTGCTCCTCGTACAGGAAGGCTTCCACCAGCAGCGAGGTGGCCAGGATCTTGTTGCGCGGGCTGTACAGCAGGTTGGCGCGCGGCACGTGGGTGGCGCACACCGGCTTGCACTTGCCGCAGCGCAGGCAGTCCTTGATGCTGTCGCTGATGGCGCCGATGTCGCTGCGCTGCATGATCAGCGACTCATGCCCCATCAGCCCGAAGCTGGGCGTGTAGGCATGGCGCAGGTCGGCGGCGTGCACGTCGGCCCAGTCGGCGGTGGTGCCGGGCCGCAGCAGCTTGCCGCGGTTGAAGCGGCCTTCGGGGTCCACGCGCCGCTTGTAGTCGGCAAAGGGCTGCAGCTCGTCTTCGCTGAGGAATTCGAGCTTGGTGATGCCGATACCGTGCTCGCCCGAGATCACGCCGTCGAGGCTGCGCGCCAGCGTCATGATGCGGGCCACCGCCTCATGCGCGGTTTGCAGCATCTCGTAGTTGTCGCTGTTGACCGGGATGTTGGTGTGCACGTTGCCGTCACCGGCATGCATGTGCAGCGCCACCCACACGCGGCCGCGCAGCACTTCCTTGTGGATGCGATTGCACTCTTCCACGATGGGCGCCAGCGCCGCGCCCGCGAACAAGGCCTGCAGCGGCTTGCGGATCTGCGTTTTCCAGGAGGCGCGCAGCGTGGTGTCCTGGATCAGCTCGAAGAAGCTGCGCGCGTCGTCACCCGCAGCAATCTGGTCCAGGCCCTGCAGCCAGCCGCTCCACAGCACGCGCACTTCGCGCAGCAGCTGCAGCGCCTGCTGCACACGGTCTTCCAGCAGCTCGGCGCTGGGGATGTCGCCGGCATCGTCGCTCTTGCCCAGCGGCAGGTTGCCGCGCAGGAAAAACGCTTCCAGCGCATCGACCAGCTGCAGCTTGTTGCGCAGGCTCAGCTCGATGTTGATGCGCTCGATGCCGTTGGTGTACTCGCCCATGCGCTCAAGCGGAATCACCACGTCTTCGTTGATCTTGAAGGCGTTGGTGTGGCGCGCGATGGCGGCGGTGCGCTTGCGGTCGAGCCAGAACTTCTTGCGCGCATCGGCGCTGACGGCCACGAAGCCTTCGCCCGCACGGCTGTTGGCGATGCGCACCACCTCGCTGGTGGCGCGGGCCACGGCGGCTTCGTCGTCGCCGACGATGTCGCCGATGAGCACCATCTTGGGCAGGCCGTTGGCGCTGGTGCTGCCGCGCTTGCTCTTGGTGGCGTAGCCCACCGCCTTCAGGTAGCGGTCGTCCAGGTGTTCCAGGCCGGCCAGGATGGCGCCGCCGGGTTGGCGTGCCTCGGCGAACATGAAGTCCTTGATCTCGACGATGCTGGGCACGGCATCTTTGGCATTGCCGAAAAACTCCAGGCACACGGTGCGGGTGTGGGCCGGCATGCGGTGCACCACCCAGCGCGCGCTGGTGATCAGGCCGTCGCAGCCTTCTTTCTGGATGCCGGGCAGGCCGGCCAGGAACTTGTCGGTGACGTCCTTGCCCAGCCCTTCCTTGCGGAACACGCGACCGGGGATCTCCAGCATCTCGGTGCGTTCCAGCACCTTGCCCGAGGCATCGAAGTAGCGCAGCTCGAAGCGCGCCGCCTCCACATCGTGGATCTTGCCCAGGTTGTGGTCCAGGCGCACCACCTCCAGCCACTTGGCGTCGGGCGTGACCATGCGCCAGCTGGCCAGGTTGTCGAGCGCGGTGCCCCACAGCACGGCCTTCTTGCCGCCCGCGTTCATCGCGATGTTGCCGCCGATGCAGCTGGCCTCGGCCGAGGTGGGATCGACCGCGAACACATAGCCCGCACGCTCGGCCGCGTCGGCCACCCGCTGGGTGACCACGCCGGCCTCGGTGTACACGGTGGCCACCGGCTTCGCCAGCCCGGGCAGGCTGACCAGCTCCACCTCGGTCATGCGCTCGAGCTTCTCGGTGTTGATCACCGCGCTCTTCCACGTGAGTGGAATGGCGCCGCCGGTGTAACCAGTGCCACCCCCGCGCGGAATGATGGTCAGCCCCAGCTCCACGCAGGCCTGCACCAGGCCGGCCATCTCCGCCTCGGTATCGGGCGTGAGCACCACGAAGGGGTACTCCACGCGCCAGTCTGTGGCGTCGGTGACGTGCGAAACGCGCGACAGGCCGTCGAACTTGATGTTGTCCTTGGCGGTGATGCGGCCCAACGTGCGGCGGGCGCGGCGGCGCAGCTCGTCCAGCTGGTCGAACGAGGTGGCAAAGCCCGCCACCGCGCCCTGGGCCAGCTGCAGCAGCTCACCCACCAGCGCATCGCGCTGCGGATCGGCCTGCGGATCGCGGCGCTTGGCGATCTCGCCCAGGCGGTGACGCAGCGCGTCCACCAGCAGGCCGCGGCGCTTGGGGTTGTCCAGCAGGTCGTCCTGCAGGTACGGGTTGCGCTGCACCACCCAGATGTCGCCCAGCACCTCGTACAGCATGCGGGCGGAGCGGCCGGTGCGGCGTTCGCCGCGCAGCTTGTCCAGCAGCGTCCAGGCGCGCTCGCCCAGGAGCCGCATCACGATCTCGCGGTCGGAGAACGAGGTGTAGTTGTAGGGAATCTCGCGCAGGCGGGGCGCCTGCTCATCAGCAAGGCCGGGCGCGGCCAGGGTATTCACGGCAAGCGGTGCATTCATGTCATTTAACCGCCGCCGCAGCCCGGGCGACGGCACCGGGCGGGGTTGACGCAAGGGGGGCTGGATGTTACCGCACCGCCCCAGAGTGCCCGGCCATGACCCTGCCGCGGCACCGCTTGCGGCGGGTTATCCCCGTTCCGCCGCCACCGGCTTTGTGACAGAAACGCGACTGTCATCAAAACTGAAAATACTGGGGGGTCACGAGCCCCCCTTTTGTTCCTACGGAGCCCTTTGCATGCATTTCAAGTCGTTCGCACTGGCCTCGGCCGTCCTGGCAGCCTCCTTCGGCGCCCAGGCCCAGGTGGAGATCCAGTGGTGGCACTCGATGACCGCCGTCAACAACGAATGGGTCAACGACCTGGCCAAGGATTTCAACGCCAGCCAGAAGGACTACAAGATCGTGCCCACCTACAAGGGCAGCTACGACGAGTCGATGACCGCGGCGATCGCCGCCTTCCGTGCCGGCAACGCGCCGCACATCCTGCAGGTGTTTGAAGTGGGCACCGCCACCATGATGGCCAGCAAGGGCGCCGTGGTGCCGGTGGGCAAGGTGATGAAGGACGCCGGCTTCAAGTTCGACCCGGCGGCCTACATCCCCGCCGTGGCCGGCTACTACACCGCGCCGAACGGCGAGATGCTGAGCTTCCCGTTCAACAGCTCGACCACGATCTTCTACTTCAACAAGGACGCCTTCAAGGCCGCCGGCCTGCCCACCGACAAGGCCCCGGCCACCTGGCCCGAAGTGGTGTCTGCCGCGGCCAAGCTGAAGGCCAGCGGCCACAAGTGCCCCATCACGCTGGCCTGGCAGAACTGGACGCAGCTGGAAAGCTTCTCGGCCTGGCACAACGTGGAGTTCGCAACCAAGCGCAACGGCCTGGCCGGCCTCGACGCGCGTCTGGTGGTCAATTCGCCGCTGCACGTGCGCCACATCGAGAACCTGGCCAACATGGCCAAGCAGGGCCTGTTCGTCTACAAGGGCCGCAGCGCCACGCCGCAAGCCTCGTTCACGTCGGGTGAGTGCGCCATGATCACCACCTCGTCGGGCTTCTACGGCGACGTGGCCAAGAACGCCAAGTTCGCCTACGGCCTGGCCCCGCTGCCCTACTACCCCGACGTGGAAGGTGCGCCGCAGAACACCGTGATCGGTGGCGCCAGCCTGTGGGTGATGTCGGGCAAGAAGGCCGAGGAATACAAGGGCATCGCCACCTTCTTCAACTACCTTTCCAAGCCTGAAGTGCAGTCGGCCAGCCACAAGCGCACCGGCTACCTGCCGATCACCATGGCCTCGTTCAAGCTGACCGAGGAGTCGGGCTTCTACAAGGAAAAGCCGGGCACCGACGTGGCGGTGAACCAGATGATCCGCAAGGTGACCGACAAATCGCGCGGCATCCGCCTGGGCAACTACCTGCAGATCCGCGCCATCGAGGACGAAGAACTCGAACAGGTGTGGGCCGGCAAGAAGACCGCCAAGGAAGCGCTGGACGCCATCGTCAAGCGCGGCAACGAGCAGCTCGAACGCTTCCAGAAGGCCAACAGCCGCTGACGCGCACCGGCCTCGCCTCGCGGTGCGCCGGGACGGCGTGCCGCGAGGCCTGACAATCACAACAACAAGCATCCGCCGGCCCCGCCGCCGCGCCCATGGAAAAACGCGTCGTCTTCCGTTCCCGCTGGCTGCCCTGGGCGCTCATCGCCCCGCAGCTGGCCGTCATCAGCATCTTCTTCTTCTGGCCCGCGGGCCAGGCCCTGGTCCAATCGTTCCAGCAGTCCGATGCCTTCGGCACCTCGGTGGAATGGGTGGGCCTGGAGAACTTCCAGCGGCTGTGGGACGACCCCACCTACCTGGCCTCGTTCAGCACCACGGCGGTGTTCTCGGCCCTGGTGGCGGTGCTGGGCATCAGCATCTCGCTGCTGCTGGCCGTGTTCGCCGACCGGGTGGTGCGTGGCACGCACTTCTACCGCACGCTGCTCATCTGGCCGTATGCCGTGGCGCCGGCGGTGGCGGGCGTGCTGTGGCTCTTCATGTTCGCGCCCAGCATCGGCGTGGTGTCGTACGCGCTGGCCGCGCTGGGCTTCGACTGGAACCACCTGCTCAACAGTAACCACGCGATGACGCTGATCGTGATGGCGGCGGTGTGGAAGCAGCTCTCGTACAACTTCCTGTTCTTCCTGGCCGGGCTGCAGAGCATTCCCAAGTCGCTGATCGAGGCAGCGGCCATTGACGGCGCGCGACCGTGGCGGCGCTTCTGGACCATCCAG encodes the following:
- a CDS encoding DUF3683 domain-containing protein; its protein translation is MNAPLAVNTLAAPGLADEQAPRLREIPYNYTSFSDREIVMRLLGERAWTLLDKLRGERRTGRSARMLYEVLGDIWVVQRNPYLQDDLLDNPKRRGLLVDALRHRLGEIAKRRDPQADPQRDALVGELLQLAQGAVAGFATSFDQLDELRRRARRTLGRITAKDNIKFDGLSRVSHVTDATDWRVEYPFVVLTPDTEAEMAGLVQACVELGLTIIPRGGGTGYTGGAIPLTWKSAVINTEKLERMTEVELVSLPGLAKPVATVYTEAGVVTQRVADAAERAGYVFAVDPTSAEASCIGGNIAMNAGGKKAVLWGTALDNLASWRMVTPDAKWLEVVRLDHNLGKIHDVEAARFELRYFDASGKVLERTEMLEIPGRVFRKEGLGKDVTDKFLAGLPGIQKEGCDGLITSARWVVHRMPAHTRTVCLEFFGNAKDAVPSIVEIKDFMFAEARQPGGAILAGLEHLDDRYLKAVGYATKSKRGSTSANGLPKMVLIGDIVGDDEAAVARATSEVVRIANSRAGEGFVAVSADARKKFWLDRKRTAAIARHTNAFKINEDVVIPLERMGEYTNGIERINIELSLRNKLQLVDALEAFFLRGNLPLGKSDDAGDIPSAELLEDRVQQALQLLREVRVLWSGWLQGLDQIAAGDDARSFFELIQDTTLRASWKTQIRKPLQALFAGAALAPIVEECNRIHKEVLRGRVWVALHMHAGDGNVHTNIPVNSDNYEMLQTAHEAVARIMTLARSLDGVISGEHGIGITKLEFLSEDELQPFADYKRRVDPEGRFNRGKLLRPGTTADWADVHAADLRHAYTPSFGLMGHESLIMQRSDIGAISDSIKDCLRCGKCKPVCATHVPRANLLYSPRNKILATSLLVEAFLYEEQTRRGVSIKHWEEFEDVADHCTVCHKCANPCPVKIDFGDVSMNMRNLLRKMGQKSFRPGNAAAMLMLNATNPQTIKVVRSAMVDVGFKAQRLAHDVLKLAARKQTGAPPATVGTAPLKEQVVHFINKKLPGGLPKRTARALLDIEDKAYVPIIRNPQATTAEAEAVFYFPGCGSERLFSQVGLATQAMLWHAGVQTVLPPGYLCCGYPQRGSGQFDKAEQMITDNRVLFHRVANTLNYLDIKTVVVSCGTCYDQLQGYEFDKIFPGCRIVDIHEYLLERGITLPAAQQGAYLYHDPCHTPMKLQEPMKTVKALVGEGVLKNDRCCGESGTLGVTRPDISTQIRFRKEEELRKGEAALRDSGAVPAGQDVKILTSCPSCLQGLSRYGNDLNNGLLEADYIVVEMARKILGENWMPEYVARANQGGIERVLV
- the ugpB gene encoding sn-glycerol-3-phosphate ABC transporter substrate-binding protein UgpB; protein product: MHFKSFALASAVLAASFGAQAQVEIQWWHSMTAVNNEWVNDLAKDFNASQKDYKIVPTYKGSYDESMTAAIAAFRAGNAPHILQVFEVGTATMMASKGAVVPVGKVMKDAGFKFDPAAYIPAVAGYYTAPNGEMLSFPFNSSTTIFYFNKDAFKAAGLPTDKAPATWPEVVSAAAKLKASGHKCPITLAWQNWTQLESFSAWHNVEFATKRNGLAGLDARLVVNSPLHVRHIENLANMAKQGLFVYKGRSATPQASFTSGECAMITTSSGFYGDVAKNAKFAYGLAPLPYYPDVEGAPQNTVIGGASLWVMSGKKAEEYKGIATFFNYLSKPEVQSASHKRTGYLPITMASFKLTEESGFYKEKPGTDVAVNQMIRKVTDKSRGIRLGNYLQIRAIEDEELEQVWAGKKTAKEALDAIVKRGNEQLERFQKANSR
- the ugpA gene encoding sn-glycerol-3-phosphate ABC transporter permease UgpA, translating into MEKRVVFRSRWLPWALIAPQLAVISIFFFWPAGQALVQSFQQSDAFGTSVEWVGLENFQRLWDDPTYLASFSTTAVFSALVAVLGISISLLLAVFADRVVRGTHFYRTLLIWPYAVAPAVAGVLWLFMFAPSIGVVSYALAALGFDWNHLLNSNHAMTLIVMAAVWKQLSYNFLFFLAGLQSIPKSLIEAAAIDGARPWRRFWTIQFPLLSPTTFFLLVINVVYAFFDTFAIVDAATQGGPGKDTAILVYKVYYDGFKALDLGGSAAQSVVLMVIVIALTVVQFKFVEKKVNY